Proteins from a genomic interval of Sugiyamaella lignohabitans strain CBS 10342 chromosome C, complete sequence:
- the MSS4 gene encoding 1-phosphatidylinositol-4-phosphate 5-kinase (Phosphatidylinositol-4-phosphate 5-kinase; involved in actin cytoskeleton organization and cell morphogenesis; multicopy suppressor of stt4 mutation; GO_component: GO:0005634 - nucleus [Evidence IDA] [PMID 9624177]; GO_component: GO:0005886 - plasma membrane [Evidence IDA] [PMID 9624177]; GO_function: GO:0016308 - 1-phosphatidylinositol-4-phosphate 5-kinase activity [Evidence IEA]; GO_function: GO:0016308 - 1-phosphatidylinositol-4-phosphate 5-kinase activity [Evidence IDA] [PMID 9624177]; GO_function: GO:0016308 - 1-phosphatidylinositol-4-phosphate 5-kinase activity [Evidence IDA] [PMID 9624178]; GO_function: GO:0005524 - ATP binding [Evidence IEA]; GO_function: GO:0016301 - kinase activity [Evidence IEA]; GO_function: GO:0000166 - nucleotide binding [Evidence IEA]; GO_function: GO:0016307 - phosphatidylinositol phosphate kinase activity [Evidence IEA]; GO_function: GO:0016740 - transferase activity [Evidence IEA]; GO_process: GO:0031321 - ascospore-type prospore assembly [Evidence IGI] [PMID 19502581]; GO_process: GO:0046488 - phosphatidylinositol metabolic process [Evidence IEA]; GO_process: GO:0046854 - phosphatidylinositol phosphorylation [Evidence IDA] [PMID 9624177]; GO_process: GO:0046854 - phosphatidylinositol phosphorylation [Evidence IDA] [PMID 9624178]; GO_process: GO:0016310 - phosphorylation [Evidence IEA]) yields the protein MYHYDIPLRRSLANYARPVRYMARNLIKFTDHLYTCSYLLPEVNIPQLLWDRSVQSKFHSANELAVKYLESKGYCNTYVCEKLCEKKTQELVRKARLSQSSAWSTLTSAIADLNETIEIARDQIDRSEVELWRAIRGVEKHLNFVLTLGATVSTESIKKAESHLSGRLSTWETARAPRPKKRVPSATKSSTNPRDTRGTRPSSSHQQKVSIPTTAKRSYEKKTPTRSLRTAILFDGVYRCVCTSLTPGVSHISSPTIYAVAGGTIEGHSQDLFNTIRRLQGIRTSDYLSAFDLNSAGIAIKSPGRSGSDLLYTENGKYIIKTIPSSEHEVLIDLLPSYVEHLERHKNSLLPVFLGHYTHEDNGKRTHFVVMKNLFSGHGLVDKVFDLKGSTYNRAVDENTDNVGRLVYKDIEWMKHKETIQMNEEERTKFMIQLMNDIAFLKRNNIFDYSMLVGKYDDSKKGVMGIIDILTPYNKPQALKRTALGLLHDPTTLSCMKPCDYAARFFNFMESKVVPAVITGRVSRHHKH from the coding sequence ATGTATCACTACGATATACCCCTTCGACGCTCACTTGCAAACTATGCAAGACCTGTGCGATACATGGCTCGCAACCTCATCAAGTTCACCGATCACCTATACACATGCTCGTACCTTTTACCTGAGGTAAACATACCACAGCTCCTATGGGACCGCTCGGTACAAAGTAAGTTCCACTCCGCCAATGAATTGGCTGTCAAGTACCTGGAGAGTAAAGGCTACTGCAACACCTATGTCTGTGAGAAGCTCTGTGAGAAGAAGACACAGGAGCTTGTTCGGAAAGCACGCCTGTCTCAATCCAGTGCTTGGTCTACTTTAACGTCTGCTATAGCAGATCTCAATGAAACCATTGAGATTGCTAGAGATCAGATTGACCGCTCCGAAGTAGAGTTATGGAGGGCCATTAGAGGAGTAGAGAAGCACCTTAACTTTGTTCTTACCCTTGGTGCGACTGTCAGTACTGAATCCATCAAGAAAGCAGAGTCTCACTTGAGTGGGAGGTTATCCACTTGGGAAACAGCAAGGGCACCTCGTCCTAAAAAGCGAGTGCCTTCTGCCACCAAAAGTTCTACTAATCCTCGTGATACACGAGGAACTCGTCCTAGCAGCTCACACCAGCAAAAGGTAAGTATCCCAACTACAGCCAAACGCTCCTatgagaagaagacacCGACTCGATCCTTGAGAACCGCCATTCTCTTTGATGGTGTTTACAGATGCGTCTGCACTAGTTTGACTCCTGGTGTGAGCCATATCTCCTCTCCCACCATTTACGCGGTGGCTGGTGGTACAATTGAGGGGCATTCACAAGATCTGTTCAATACCATTCGTAGGCTACAAGGAATTAGAACCAGCGACTATCTAAGCgcatttgatttgaattcTGCTGGTATTGCTATCAAGTCTCCTGGCAGATCTGGTTCAGATTTGCTCTACACTGAAAACGGTAAGTACATCATTAAGACAATTCCCAGTTCTGAACACGAGGTGCTGATTGACTTGTTACCCTCTTATGTTGAGCATCTTGAGAGACATAAGAATAGTCTTTTGCCCGTATTCCTTGGTCACTATACCCATGAAGATAATGGTAAGCGAACTCATTTCGTTGTGATGAAGAACTTGTTCTCAGGACACGGCCTTGTAGACAAAGTCTTTGACCTCAAGGGGTCTACCTACAATCGAGCCGTTGATGAAAACACAGATAATGTTGGTCGGTTAGTGTACAAAGACATTGAGTGGATGAAACACAAGGAAACGATTCAGAtgaatgaagaagagagaaCAAAATTCATGATACAATTAATGAACGATATCGCATTCCTGAAGAGAAATAACATCTTCGACTACTCCATGCTGGTTGGTAAGTATGATGACAGCAAAAAGGGTGTCATGGGAATCATTGACATTTTGACACCCTATAACAAACCACAAGCACTGAAGAGAACAGCATTGGGACTGTTACATGATCCCACGACTCTTAGTTGTATGAAACCCTGCGACTACGCTGCAAGgtttttcaatttcatgGAATCCAAAGTGGTACCAGCGGTCATCACTGGCAGAGTCAGCAGACACCACAAACATTAA
- the UBC6 gene encoding E2 ubiquitin-conjugating protein UBC6 (Ubiquitin-conjugating enzyme involved in ERAD; located at the cytosolic side of the ER membrane; tail region contains a transmembrane segment at the C-terminus; substrate of the ubiquitin-proteasome pathway; ER-associated protein degradation is also known as ERAD; GO_component: GO:0005783 - endoplasmic reticulum [Evidence IEA]; GO_component: GO:0005789 - endoplasmic reticulum membrane [Evidence IEA]; GO_component: GO:0005789 - endoplasmic reticulum membrane [Evidence IDA] [PMID 8396728]; GO_component: GO:0016021 - integral component of membrane [Evidence IEA]; GO_component: GO:0016020 - membrane [Evidence IEA]; GO_function: GO:0005524 - ATP binding [Evidence IEA]; GO_function: GO:0016881 - acid-amino acid ligase activity [Evidence IEA]; GO_function: GO:0016874 - ligase activity [Evidence IEA]; GO_function: GO:0000166 - nucleotide binding [Evidence IEA]; GO_function: GO:0004842 - ubiquitin-protein transferase activity [Evidence IEA]; GO_function: GO:0004842 - ubiquitin-protein transferase activity [Evidence IMP] [PMID 18191224]; GO_function: GO:0004842 - ubiquitin-protein transferase activity [Evidence IDA,IMP] [PMID 8396728]; GO_process: GO:0030433 - ER-associated ubiquitin-dependent protein catabolic process [Evidence IMP] [PMID 18191224]; GO_process: GO:0030433 - ER-associated ubiquitin-dependent protein catabolic process [Evidence IMP] [PMID 8393731]; GO_process: GO:0030433 - ER-associated ubiquitin-dependent protein catabolic process [Evidence IGI] [PMID 8396728]; GO_process: GO:0030433 - ER-associated ubiquitin-dependent protein catabolic process [Evidence IGI,IMP] [PMID 8641272]; GO_process: GO:0030433 - ER-associated ubiquitin-dependent protein catabolic process [Evidence IGI,IMP] [PMID 8781238]; GO_process: GO:0006513 - protein monoubiquitination [Evidence IDA,IMP] [PMID 8396728]; GO_process: GO:0000209 - protein polyubiquitination [Evidence IMP] [PMID 19345192]; GO_process: GO:0016567 - protein ubiquitination [Evidence IEA]): MMTPSGRFKTSTRLCLSISDYHPKTWNPAWSVSTILTGLLSFMVSDESTAGSMISTDEQKRKLARESLAWNVKYNVNFNIHFPEVAKKNSADLVAQQAQEALAASANSTASQKPNGVTQSGTATLVQAGAGQETEKTATTNTSGFSLGQKALCVVVVVASYVLASHLIQVYR; the protein is encoded by the coding sequence ATGATGACTCCTAGTGGCCGGTTTAAGACCAGTACCCGATTGTGCCTGTCGATTTCCGATTATCACCCCAAGACATGGAACCCTGCGTGGTCTGTGAGCACGATTTTGACGGGGTTACTGAGTTTTATGGTTTCAGACGAGTCGACTGCCGGGTCGATGATTTCCACCGACGAACAGAAACGGAAGCTCGCTCGAGAGTCACTTGCCTGGAATGTCAAGTATAACGTCAACTTTAATATCCATTTCCCCGAGGTGGCCAAGAAAAATTCTGCCGATTTGGTGGCTCAACAGGCCCAGGAAGCCCTTGCTGCCTCTGCTAACTCTACGGCCTCTCAGAAGCCTAACGGGGTTACCCAGTCAGGAACTGCCACTCTAGTACAAGCTGGAGCTGGCCaggaaactgaaaaaacGGCTACCACTAACACTAGCGGATTCTCACTAGGCCAGAAGGCGCTATGTGTTGTAGTTGTTGTCGCATCCTATGTTCTTGCCAGCCACCTCATCCAGGTATATCGCTAA
- a CDS encoding U4/U6.U5 small nuclear ribonucleoprotein: protein MSRQSRASAADFMDYDADSYSADKKDELDSISESRPSDSSKDGDENTNDPRSRSREYGRDSDRYGDRSGSRETVRRATRYERDDRDSKRRSERSYSPYRGDSRRYDRRDDRITDRGDRGDRSGRYERDETPRGRGRYEDSRYDDRYYDPKREIEEDRGDRRERGRDFGRNRDSYRRYNSARSRSRSRSGEFDSKTKTSNGLSKSRYDSYRDNKAGNDTDKKQQIDNTPATEAAPEDPEELMRKMMGFSGFSTTKGQKVVGADVSGIAKTAKSSTFRQYMNRTRGFNRDLSPTRE, encoded by the coding sequence ATGTCGAGGCAAAGTAGAGCGTCTGCTGCGGATTTCATGGATTACGATGCTGACAGTTACAGTGCTGATAAAAAGGATGAGTTAGACTCGATATCAGAGTCGAGACCATCGGATTCATCAAAAGATGGTGACGAGAATACAAATGATCCaagaagcaggagtagAGAGTATGGCCGAGACTCTGATAGATACGGTGATAGAAGCGGAAGCCGAGAAACAGTTCGAAGGGCAACCAGATATGAACGAGATGATCGTGACAGTAAACGGAGATCTGAAAGGAGCTATAGTCCATATAGAGGAGACAGTCGCAGGTATGACAGACGTGATGACCGCATTACCGACCGTGGCGATCGTGGTGACAGAAGTGGACGATACGAACGAGATGAGACTCCACGTGGTAGAGGTCGATATGAGGATTCTCGGTATGACGACCGCTATTATGATCCAAAACGGGAGATTGAGGAAGACAGAGGAGACCGTCGTGAAAGAGGCAGAGATTTTGGCCGTAACCGAGATTCATACAGACGGTACAATAGTGCTAGGAGCAGGTCACGGAGCAGATCTGGCGAATTTGACAGTAAAACCAAAACATCCAATGGACTCTCCAAGTCCCGGTACGATTCTTATCGCGACAATAAGGCTGGCAATGATACCGATAAAAAACAGCAGATTGACAACACACCTGCTACAGAAGCTGCACCAGAAGACCCAGAAGAACTCATGCGCAAAATGATGGGATTCTCTGGATTCTCCACCACAAAAGGCCAAAAAGTGGTTGGTGCTGACGTCAGTGGTATTGCAAAGACTGCCAAGTCGTCGACCTTCAGGCAGTACATGAACCGTACTCGCGGCTTCAACAGAGACCTGTCGCCCACTCGCGAATAA